In one Nicotiana sylvestris chromosome 8, ASM39365v2, whole genome shotgun sequence genomic region, the following are encoded:
- the LOC104243104 gene encoding pentatricopeptide repeat-containing protein At1g62350, which yields MWRQGQNLVRRASPRLIVLPHSSNSSFGIRQIITGSSSSSSPSVSIWRRKKEMGKEGLMVAKELKRLQSNPIRFERFIKSHVSRLLKSDLVAVLAEFQRQDLVSLSMRLYEVVRKEIWYRPDMFFFRDMLFMLARNKSVDEAKKVWDDLKKEGVLFDQHTFGDLVRAFLDGGLPSEAMHIYDEMRRSPDPPMSLPYRVILKGLLTYPELREKVKDDFLELFPDIVVYDPPEDLFDEEEWRKESDDD from the exons ATGTGGCGTCAAGGTCAGAATCTTGTGCGGCGAGCCTCACCGAGATTAATTGTTCTCCCTCATTCATCAAACTCTAGCTTCGGAATCAGACAAATTATTACTGGTTCATCTTCATCATCGAGCCCAAGCGTGTCGATATGGAGGCGCAAgaaagaaatgggaaaagaaggtTTAATGGTTGCCAAGGAACTTAAGCGCTTGCAATCGAACCCAATCCGGTTTGAGCGGTTCATTAAGTCCCACGTTTCTCGTCTTCTCAAATCTGACCTTGTAGCTGTTCTTGCTGAGTTCCAAAGACAAGATCTTGTTTCTCTCTCCATGAGG TTGTACGAGGTTGTCCGTAAAGAAATATGGTATAGGCCAGACATGTTCTTTTTCAGGGATATGCTTTTCATGCTTGCAAGAAACAAAAGCGTAGATGAAGCAAAGAAGGTatgggatgatttgaagaaagaAGGAGTGCTTTTCGATCAGCATACATTTGGTGATCTTGTCAGGGCTTTTCTAGACGGTGGATTACCTTCAGAGGCAATGCACATATATGATGAAATGAGGCGCTCTCCTGATCCTCCTATGTCTTTACCTTATCGTGTTATACTGAAGGGGTTACTTACTTACCCAGAACTGAGAGAAAAAGTGAAGGATGACTTTCTGGAACTGTTCCCAGATATTGTAGTTTATGATCCACCTGAAGATTTATTTGATGAAGAAGAATGGAGAAAGGAGAGCGATGATGATTAG